The proteins below come from a single Demetria terragena DSM 11295 genomic window:
- a CDS encoding VOC family protein has product MNLTIHQCFLPHTDFDASIAFYRDALGFELRNDVEYGGVHWATLGPPNQPDVSVVLTPPAGGDPGVTPEELSVVREMMAKGTYAGINLATPNVDAAFASLESALPDGADVVQEPTDQPWGIRDCALRDPDGNMIRIFEVR; this is encoded by the coding sequence ATGAACCTCACCATTCACCAGTGCTTCTTGCCTCACACCGACTTTGACGCCTCCATCGCGTTCTATCGCGACGCACTTGGCTTCGAACTTCGCAACGATGTCGAGTACGGCGGCGTGCATTGGGCCACGCTGGGCCCGCCGAACCAGCCCGACGTGTCCGTCGTCTTGACCCCGCCAGCAGGTGGCGACCCCGGTGTCACACCAGAGGAGCTCTCCGTCGTACGAGAGATGATGGCCAAGGGGACATACGCCGGAATCAACCTTGCGACACCGAACGTGGACGCGGCCTTTGCCAGCCTGGAGTCGGCTCTCCCAGATGGTGCGGATGTCGTACAGGAACCGACCGACCAACCATGGGGCATTCGCGACTGCGCCCTTCGTGACCCAGACGGCAACATGATTCGAATCTTCGAAGTACGTTGA
- a CDS encoding RimK family alpha-L-glutamate ligase, with protein MKLALLSRAPRAYSTRRLRSAALDRGHEVKVLNTLRFAIDLSGDQPDLQFRGKQLSDYDAILPRIGNSITYFGTAVVRQFEQMDVYTPNTSWGITNSRDKLRATQILSRHNILMPDTTFVRDRADVLPAIERVGGAPVVLKLLEGTQGIGVILAPERKVAEAIVETLHSTRQQVLIQRFVKESKGRDIRALVVGDRVVAAMRRVAKGDEFRSNVHRGGSVEPVTLDSDAERIAVRAARIMGLRVAGVDMLEGNDGPLIMEVNSSPGLEGIEAATDLDVAGAIIDYISHQVGFPQVDVHERLSVSSGYGVAEIAVHGEADMVGKTLGDSGLSDRDITVLTLHRGTAVTPNPSRNVILEAEDRLLCFGRLEEMRGMIPARPKRRHRVKKLPKQPIHED; from the coding sequence ATGAAGCTCGCCCTCCTCTCCCGTGCCCCACGCGCCTACAGCACTCGTCGACTGCGGTCTGCCGCACTGGATCGTGGTCACGAGGTCAAAGTGCTCAACACCCTGCGCTTCGCGATCGACCTCTCTGGGGACCAGCCTGACCTTCAGTTCCGCGGGAAACAACTTTCGGACTATGACGCGATCTTGCCCCGCATCGGCAACTCCATCACGTACTTCGGCACCGCGGTCGTCCGGCAGTTCGAACAGATGGACGTCTACACCCCAAATACCTCCTGGGGGATTACGAATTCCCGCGACAAGCTACGCGCCACTCAGATTCTGTCCCGCCACAACATCCTGATGCCCGACACCACCTTCGTCCGGGACCGCGCCGATGTGCTGCCGGCCATCGAGCGCGTCGGCGGTGCGCCCGTTGTCCTGAAACTCCTGGAGGGCACCCAGGGCATCGGCGTCATTCTCGCGCCCGAGCGAAAGGTCGCCGAAGCCATCGTCGAGACCTTGCACAGCACCCGTCAGCAGGTCCTCATTCAACGCTTCGTGAAAGAGAGCAAGGGCCGCGACATCCGTGCTCTCGTCGTGGGCGACCGCGTCGTCGCAGCCATGAGGCGGGTTGCCAAGGGTGACGAGTTCCGGTCAAACGTCCACCGCGGCGGCTCGGTCGAGCCGGTCACTCTCGATTCCGATGCCGAGCGCATTGCCGTACGTGCGGCGCGGATCATGGGCCTGCGCGTTGCCGGTGTTGACATGCTGGAGGGCAACGATGGACCGCTGATCATGGAGGTGAACTCCTCCCCCGGTCTTGAAGGTATCGAGGCAGCCACCGACCTCGATGTCGCGGGCGCCATCATCGACTACATCTCCCACCAGGTCGGATTTCCCCAGGTCGATGTCCATGAGCGCCTCAGCGTTTCAAGCGGGTACGGCGTGGCTGAGATCGCGGTCCACGGGGAAGCCGACATGGTCGGCAAAACCTTGGGCGACTCCGGACTCAGCGACCGCGACATCACCGTTCTCACCCTGCACCGTGGCACGGCGGTGACGCCAAACCCGTCCCGCAACGTCATCCTCGAGGCAGAAGACCGCCTGCTGTGCTTTGGCCGACTAGAGGAAATGCGCGGCATGATTCCTGCTCGGCCCAAGCGGCGTCACCGGGTGAAGAAGCTGCCCAAACAGCCGATTCACGAGGACTGA
- a CDS encoding (2Fe-2S)-binding protein has translation MPTHTFKLNGEKVTVDVEDDVRLLWVLRDVLGVTGPKYGCGINVCKACTSHFNGKAFNPCSVPIDKISEDDEITTIEGLADTTPGEGLHPMQDAWIEEDVAQCGYCQPGQIMAAVALVNKVKKEGRAISEADLDTIRNVCRCGTYPRIRDAIRRGEKQMS, from the coding sequence ATGCCAACGCATACATTCAAGCTCAACGGCGAAAAGGTCACCGTCGACGTCGAAGACGACGTGCGCCTCCTGTGGGTGCTGCGTGACGTTCTCGGGGTCACCGGCCCTAAGTACGGCTGCGGGATCAACGTCTGCAAGGCCTGCACCTCCCACTTCAACGGGAAGGCCTTCAACCCGTGCTCGGTGCCGATCGACAAGATCTCTGAGGACGACGAGATCACCACGATTGAGGGCCTTGCTGACACCACGCCCGGTGAGGGACTGCACCCCATGCAGGACGCCTGGATTGAGGAAGATGTCGCCCAGTGCGGCTACTGCCAGCCGGGCCAGATCATGGCGGCCGTGGCGCTGGTGAACAAGGTTAAGAAGGAAGGCCGAGCCATCTCCGAAGCCGACCTCGACACCATTCGCAACGTCTGTCGATGCGGCACCTACCCGAGGATTCGTGACGCCATCCGTCGGGGCGAAAAGCAGATGTCGTAG
- a CDS encoding helix-turn-helix transcriptional regulator, with product MTTPSDPRLRTLTSLRQVRDLMDRRYAEPLDVEALGRAVHLSAGHLSREFKAAYGESPYSYLMTRRVERAMALLQRGDQTVTEVCFAVGFSSLGTFSTRFSELVGMPPSEYRRTSAGPDAGIPPCVAKRVSRPIRNQEAPHSAGGLT from the coding sequence ATGACCACACCCTCGGACCCGCGGCTTCGCACGCTCACGTCGCTGCGGCAGGTCCGCGACCTGATGGATCGCCGTTATGCCGAGCCTCTCGATGTGGAGGCCCTCGGGCGGGCAGTTCATCTGTCGGCCGGGCACCTCAGCCGGGAATTCAAGGCAGCCTATGGAGAGTCGCCATACTCCTACCTGATGACACGGCGAGTCGAGCGCGCAATGGCCCTCCTGCAGCGTGGGGACCAGACCGTGACCGAGGTGTGTTTCGCGGTGGGGTTCTCCTCGCTGGGAACATTCAGTACCCGGTTCTCTGAACTTGTCGGGATGCCCCCGAGTGAATATCGGCGAACCTCGGCAGGGCCCGACGCGGGCATCCCGCCGTGCGTCGCCAAACGCGTCAGCAGACCGATCAGGAATCAAGAAGCACCACATTCAGCGGGCGGCCTAACGTAA
- a CDS encoding ATP-binding cassette domain-containing protein, whose protein sequence is MSAKTPAKAVSIDEHAADHHDVIRVLGGRENNLQNISVEIPKRRLSVFTGVSGSGKSSLVFGTVAAESRRLIDETYSTFVQGFMPNLPRPEVDSMEGLTTAIIVDQERLGANVRSTLGTVTDGYAMLRSLFSRLGDPYIGGPTAFSFNIPTSKASGVMTNAKGEKKIVKNAIYLGGMCPDCEGRGTVSDLDMTAIIDDSKSLVDGAILVPGYTADGWMVAPYKQVVPPDVPLRDLSEEQRQDLLYAEPRKIKVEKINVTFEGLIPKIRKSMFSKDRESLQAHIKTFVERAAVFQQCPGCEGTRLNASARSAKIKGRDIGEVTALQISDLAEWLRTIDDGSVAPLIGSLLHLCDTMTEIGLGYLSLDRPSGTLSGGEAQRTKLVRHLGSALTDVTYVFDEPTIGLHPHDIERMNTLLLELRDKGNTVLVVEHKPETIAIADHVVDMGPGAGSNGGKVVFEGTVEELRGANTTTGQHLSYRASLKDEVRSSTDVMEVRGASTHNLQNVDVDIPLGVLTVVTGVAGSGKSSLIHGALEGREGVVSVDQAPIKGSRRSNPATYTGLLDPIRKAFAKANDVKPAMFSANSEGACPTCNGTGVIVTELGFMESVSAPCEDCGGKRFQASVLDLRLGDLNIAEVLDLPVAEALEFFSNGPAKTPAAASILTRLDEVGLGYLRLGQPLNTLSGGERQRVKLAMHMKDKGGAYILDEPTTGLHLADVENLLQLLDRLVDQGKSVIVIEHHQAVMAHADWIIDLGPGAGHDGGQVVFEGPPADLVAKKSTLTGKHLAAYVTT, encoded by the coding sequence ATGAGCGCTAAGACCCCCGCCAAGGCCGTGAGCATTGACGAGCATGCCGCAGACCACCACGACGTCATCCGCGTCCTGGGTGGTCGCGAGAACAACCTGCAGAACATCAGTGTTGAGATCCCCAAGCGACGTCTCTCGGTCTTCACCGGAGTCTCTGGATCCGGCAAGAGTTCGCTGGTCTTTGGCACCGTGGCCGCGGAGTCCCGCCGGCTGATCGATGAAACCTATTCGACGTTTGTGCAGGGCTTCATGCCGAACTTGCCTCGTCCCGAGGTCGACTCGATGGAAGGTCTGACGACCGCGATCATCGTCGATCAAGAGCGGCTGGGCGCCAACGTGCGCTCGACGCTGGGCACCGTGACTGACGGGTACGCCATGTTGCGTAGCTTGTTCAGCCGCTTGGGTGATCCATACATCGGTGGACCCACCGCCTTCTCCTTCAATATCCCGACGTCCAAGGCCAGCGGGGTCATGACCAATGCCAAGGGTGAGAAAAAGATCGTGAAGAACGCGATCTACCTTGGCGGCATGTGTCCAGACTGTGAGGGTCGAGGGACCGTCTCAGACCTGGATATGACTGCCATCATTGACGATTCGAAGTCACTGGTCGACGGAGCCATTCTGGTCCCTGGTTATACGGCCGACGGCTGGATGGTGGCGCCGTACAAGCAGGTCGTGCCCCCGGACGTGCCGTTGAGAGACCTCAGCGAGGAGCAGCGTCAGGATTTGCTGTACGCCGAGCCTCGGAAAATCAAAGTGGAGAAGATCAACGTCACCTTCGAGGGGCTGATCCCCAAGATCCGCAAATCGATGTTCAGCAAGGACCGGGAGTCGCTCCAGGCGCACATCAAGACCTTTGTCGAACGGGCCGCAGTGTTCCAACAGTGTCCGGGCTGCGAGGGGACTCGTCTCAACGCTTCGGCTCGTTCGGCGAAGATCAAGGGCCGCGACATCGGCGAAGTGACCGCGCTGCAGATTAGTGACCTTGCCGAGTGGCTGCGAACTATCGATGACGGATCCGTCGCGCCACTGATCGGCTCGTTGCTTCATCTTTGCGACACGATGACGGAGATCGGGCTGGGGTATCTGTCCCTCGATCGCCCCTCGGGCACGCTCAGCGGCGGAGAGGCCCAACGAACCAAGCTCGTGCGTCACCTCGGTTCAGCCCTGACGGATGTGACCTACGTCTTCGACGAACCCACGATTGGACTTCACCCGCACGACATCGAGCGGATGAACACCCTGCTGCTGGAACTGCGCGATAAGGGCAACACCGTGTTGGTGGTTGAGCACAAACCCGAGACGATCGCGATCGCTGACCACGTCGTCGATATGGGGCCCGGGGCAGGGAGCAACGGTGGGAAGGTCGTCTTCGAAGGCACTGTAGAGGAACTACGCGGAGCCAATACCACTACAGGGCAACATCTTTCGTATCGCGCATCGTTGAAGGATGAGGTTCGTAGCTCCACGGATGTGATGGAGGTTCGCGGGGCTTCGACACACAATCTCCAAAACGTCGATGTCGACATTCCGCTCGGTGTGCTCACGGTTGTTACCGGCGTTGCCGGGTCTGGGAAGAGTTCGTTAATCCACGGCGCGCTGGAGGGTCGCGAGGGCGTGGTGTCCGTAGACCAGGCTCCCATCAAGGGCTCCCGTCGCAGCAACCCTGCGACCTATACGGGTCTGCTCGACCCGATCCGTAAGGCCTTCGCTAAGGCCAACGACGTCAAGCCAGCAATGTTCAGCGCCAACTCCGAGGGTGCCTGCCCGACCTGCAACGGAACTGGCGTGATCGTGACCGAGCTGGGCTTTATGGAGTCGGTGTCCGCGCCCTGCGAAGACTGCGGTGGAAAGCGCTTCCAGGCATCGGTTCTTGATTTGCGACTCGGCGACCTCAACATTGCGGAGGTACTCGACTTGCCGGTGGCCGAAGCCTTGGAGTTTTTCTCCAATGGCCCGGCGAAGACGCCGGCCGCGGCATCGATCCTGACCCGGCTGGACGAGGTTGGGCTTGGCTACCTGCGCCTTGGTCAGCCCCTCAACACCTTGTCTGGCGGTGAGCGTCAGCGAGTCAAACTCGCGATGCACATGAAGGACAAGGGTGGAGCCTACATCCTGGACGAGCCCACGACCGGTCTGCACCTGGCCGATGTCGAGAACCTCTTGCAACTGCTCGATCGCCTTGTGGACCAAGGAAAGTCGGTGATCGTCATCGAGCACCACCAGGCGGTGATGGCACACGCTGACTGGATCATCGACCTCGGCCCAGGTGCGGGTCATGACGGGGGCCAGGTGGTGTTCGAAGGTCCACCCGCGGATCTCGTTGCCAAGAAGTCAACACTGACGGGCAAGCACCTGGCCGCGTATGTGACGACCTAA